One stretch of Streptomyces sp. NBC_00443 DNA includes these proteins:
- a CDS encoding Mrp/NBP35 family ATP-binding protein translates to MATEDAVREALATVNDPEINRPITELGMVKSVEIGADGAVAVTVYLTVSGCPMRETITQRVTDAVSRVDGVTRVDVTLDVMSDEQRKELANALRGGTAEREVPFAKPGSLTRVYAVASGKGGVGKSSVTVNLAAAMAADGLKVGVVDADIYGHSVPRMLGADGRPTQVENMIMPPSANGVKVISIGMFTPGNAPVVWRGPMLHRALQQFLADVYWGDLDVLLLDLPPGTGDIAISVAQLVPNAEILVVTTPQQAAAEVAERAGSIAVQTHQKIVGVVENMSGLPCPHCDEMVDVFGTGGGQRVAEGLTRTTGANVPVLGSIPIDVRLREGGDEGKPVVLTDPDSPAGSALRAIAGKLGGRQRGLSGMSLGITPRNKF, encoded by the coding sequence ATGGCTACGGAAGACGCGGTGCGCGAAGCACTGGCGACGGTGAACGACCCCGAGATCAACCGTCCCATCACCGAACTGGGGATGGTCAAGTCGGTGGAGATCGGTGCGGACGGTGCGGTCGCGGTCACCGTGTACCTGACGGTCTCCGGCTGCCCGATGCGCGAGACGATCACCCAGCGCGTGACGGACGCCGTCTCCCGCGTCGACGGCGTCACCCGTGTCGACGTCACCCTCGACGTCATGAGCGACGAGCAGCGCAAGGAACTGGCGAACGCCCTGCGCGGCGGCACCGCCGAGCGTGAGGTGCCCTTCGCCAAACCGGGCTCGCTGACCCGCGTGTACGCGGTCGCCTCCGGCAAGGGCGGCGTCGGCAAGTCGTCCGTGACGGTCAACCTGGCGGCGGCGATGGCGGCCGACGGCCTCAAGGTGGGCGTCGTCGACGCCGACATCTACGGCCACAGCGTGCCGCGCATGCTGGGCGCCGACGGGCGTCCGACCCAGGTCGAGAACATGATCATGCCGCCGTCGGCGAACGGCGTGAAGGTCATCTCCATCGGCATGTTCACGCCGGGCAACGCCCCGGTGGTCTGGCGCGGCCCGATGCTGCACCGCGCGCTCCAGCAGTTCCTGGCGGACGTGTACTGGGGTGACCTGGACGTCCTGCTCCTGGACCTTCCCCCGGGCACGGGCGACATCGCGATCTCGGTGGCCCAGCTGGTCCCGAACGCGGAGATCCTCGTCGTCACCACGCCTCAGCAGGCGGCCGCCGAGGTCGCCGAGCGGGCCGGCTCCATCGCCGTCCAGACCCACCAGAAGATCGTCGGCGTGGTCGAGAACATGTCCGGCCTGCCCTGCCCGCACTGCGACGAGATGGTCGACGTCTTCGGCACGGGCGGCGGCCAGAGGGTCGCCGAGGGCCTCACCCGCACGACGGGCGCCAACGTCCCGGTCCTCGGCAGCATCCCCATCGACGTCCGCCTGCGCGAGGGCGGCGACGAGGGCAAGCCGGTCGTCCTGACCGACCCGGACTCCCCGGCGGGCTCGGCCCTGCGCGCGATCGCGGGGAAGCTGGGAGGCCGCCAGCGGGGCCTGTCGGGCATGTCGCTGGGGATCACGCCGCGCAACAAGTTCTGA
- a CDS encoding magnesium transporter MgtE N-terminal domain-containing protein, whose amino-acid sequence MAAGAPRIFVSHLAGVAAFDPNGDQVGRVRDLVVMLRVGRRPPRLLGLVVELSTRRRLFLPMTRVTSIESGQVITTGVLNVRRFEQRPTERLVFGELLDRRVTLVETGEEVTVLDLSVGQLPARRDWEIDKVFVRKGGRSGAFRRAKGESLTVEWSAVTGFTLEEKGQGAESLLATFEQLRPADLANVLHHLSPKRRAEVAAALDDDRLADVLEELPEDDQIEILGKLKEERAADVLEAMDPDDAADLLAELPEDDKERLLSLMQPADAADMRRLMAYEEHTAGGLMTTEPVILRPDATVADALARVRNPDLSPALAAQVYVCRPPDETPTGKYLGTVHFQRLLRDPPYTLVSSMVDEALEALDPDAALPVVAGFFATYDMVAAPVVDESGSLLGVVTVDDVLDHMLPDDWRETEFHLDEGAGEGVTVNGS is encoded by the coding sequence ATGGCAGCCGGCGCTCCCCGGATCTTCGTCTCGCACCTCGCCGGCGTCGCCGCGTTCGACCCGAACGGCGACCAGGTGGGGAGGGTCCGCGATCTGGTCGTCATGCTGCGCGTCGGCCGGCGCCCGCCACGGCTGCTCGGCCTGGTCGTCGAACTCTCCACCCGGCGCCGCCTCTTCCTGCCCATGACCCGCGTCACCAGCATCGAGTCCGGCCAGGTCATCACGACCGGCGTGCTCAACGTCCGCCGTTTCGAGCAGCGCCCCACCGAGCGCCTCGTCTTCGGCGAGCTGCTCGACCGGCGCGTCACCCTCGTCGAGACCGGCGAGGAGGTCACCGTCCTCGATCTGTCGGTCGGGCAGCTGCCGGCCCGCCGGGACTGGGAGATCGACAAGGTGTTCGTGCGCAAGGGGGGCCGGAGCGGCGCCTTCCGGCGGGCCAAGGGCGAGTCGCTGACCGTCGAGTGGTCCGCCGTCACCGGCTTCACCCTGGAGGAGAAGGGACAGGGCGCCGAGAGCCTCCTCGCCACCTTCGAGCAGCTGCGCCCCGCCGACCTCGCCAACGTCCTGCACCACCTCTCCCCCAAGCGTCGTGCCGAGGTCGCCGCGGCCCTCGACGACGACCGCCTCGCCGACGTCCTCGAGGAGCTCCCCGAGGACGACCAGATCGAGATCCTCGGCAAGCTGAAGGAGGAGCGTGCCGCCGATGTCCTAGAGGCCATGGACCCGGACGACGCGGCCGACCTGCTCGCTGAGCTGCCGGAGGACGACAAGGAGCGGCTGCTGAGCCTGATGCAGCCCGCCGACGCGGCCGACATGCGCCGCCTGATGGCGTACGAGGAGCACACGGCCGGCGGGCTGATGACGACCGAGCCGGTCATCCTGCGCCCCGACGCCACCGTCGCCGACGCCCTCGCCCGGGTCCGCAACCCCGACCTGTCCCCCGCCCTGGCCGCCCAGGTCTACGTCTGCCGACCGCCCGACGAGACCCCGACCGGCAAGTACCTCGGCACGGTCCACTTCCAGCGGCTGCTGCGCGACCCGCCGTACACGCTGGTCAGCTCGATGGTCGACGAGGCTCTGGAGGCCCTGGACCCGGACGCGGCGCTGCCGGTCGTCGCCGGGTTCTTCGCGACGTACGACATGGTCGCGGCGCCCGTCGTTGACGAGTCCGGATCGCTGCTGGGCGTGGTGACCGTGGACGACGTACTGGACCACATGCTTCCCGACGACTGGCGGGAGACGGAGTTCCACCTGGACGAGGGCGCGGGCGAGGGGGTGACGGTGAATGGCTCCTGA
- a CDS encoding DUF1003 domain-containing protein, with product MAPEREGTRERVVSGATATTRAPRTRLDQPRPPRRRILPEWDPEAFGRLSERVARFIGTGRFLVWMTIVIIVWVLWNIAAPGDLRFDEYPFIFLTLALSLQASYAAPLILLAQNRQDDRDRVNLEQDRKQNERSIADTEYLTREIAALRIGLGEVATRDWMRSELQDLQKDLDERGNGHRHGGHREHGVFPADRSAGRDVDDR from the coding sequence ATGGCTCCTGAACGCGAGGGCACGCGCGAGCGCGTCGTGTCGGGCGCCACCGCGACCACCCGGGCGCCCCGTACGCGCCTCGACCAGCCCCGCCCGCCGCGCCGCCGGATCCTGCCCGAGTGGGATCCGGAGGCCTTCGGACGGCTGTCGGAGCGCGTCGCCCGCTTCATCGGCACCGGACGGTTCCTCGTCTGGATGACGATCGTGATCATCGTGTGGGTGCTGTGGAACATCGCCGCACCGGGCGATCTGCGGTTCGACGAGTACCCGTTCATCTTCCTGACGCTGGCCCTGTCCCTGCAGGCCTCCTACGCCGCCCCGCTGATCCTGCTCGCGCAGAACCGGCAGGACGACCGCGACCGGGTCAACCTGGAGCAGGACCGCAAGCAGAACGAGCGGTCGATCGCCGACACCGAGTACCTGACCCGCGAGATCGCCGCGCTGCGCATCGGCCTGGGCGAGGTGGCCACCCGCGACTGGATGCGCTCGGAGCTGCAGGACCTGCAGAAGGACCTGGACGAGCGGGGCAACGGTCACCGGCACGGCGGTCACCGCGAGCACGGGGTATTCCCGGCAGATCGGTCTGCTGGACGTGACGTAGACGACCGCTGA
- a CDS encoding sec-independent translocase encodes MFNDIGPLELVTLIVLAVLVFGPDKLPKLIQDATRTIRKIREFSESAKQDIRQELGPEFKDFEFEDLNPKAFIRKQLDNDELGLKEIRNGFDLKKEMAEVTDAVHSRDAESSSSSSASGTSGSAAGAIDMTKKPENPRDERPPYDADAT; translated from the coding sequence GTGTTCAATGACATAGGACCGCTCGAGCTGGTGACGCTCATTGTCCTCGCCGTGCTCGTCTTCGGTCCGGACAAGCTCCCCAAGCTCATCCAGGACGCCACGCGGACGATCCGCAAGATCCGCGAGTTCTCGGAGAGCGCCAAGCAGGACATCCGGCAGGAACTGGGTCCGGAGTTCAAGGACTTCGAATTCGAGGACCTCAACCCCAAGGCGTTCATCCGCAAGCAGCTGGACAACGACGAGCTGGGGCTGAAGGAGATCCGCAACGGCTTCGACCTGAAGAAGGAAATGGCCGAGGTCACCGACGCCGTCCACAGCCGTGACGCGGAATCGTCCTCGTCGTCCTCCGCCTCGGGAACCTCTGGTTCCGCCGCCGGCGCGATCGACATGACGAAGAAGCCGGAGAACCCCCGCGACGAGCGCCCGCCCTACGACGCCGACGCCACCTGA
- a CDS encoding trypsin-like peptidase domain-containing protein, with product MNEGKPAKAKWWNRPRPQGPSAEPEGPARAPDDLSGPTTPDGAAGDAGARGHGADVEGDFELARPAVGDGRGGTSAEGDFELARPAVGAAGDGAAKAGDFELRPAVSGSGGDGASAETDFVLARPAARVDGDGDGDGDAASGEGDFELARPSGAPASVPEADVTVTAVGAADDAERPKPLHDPDPYSTPPYGEPGPWAPAPPVQHPATTPAHGTSVATPPVAHGVPMPEPVAPAPTTGTQDAAHPAPAPPVPPPPSVAEPTPTPSPALSSTVTAAPPASPPRQRLRRPAQPPRPPPPRRLRRRTPHPPPTHGRTTTPGPAPPHDPPPHRPLQHNGVAGVTGEPSRSRGRKALLVGALLLALVSGGVGGAVGTYLERNGGVGDVELPQAGSESAGRAPDSVAGIAARALPSVVTLHVSGNEEQGTGTGFVLDDRGHILTNNHVVEPAGDDGEISVTFHSGDTAKATVVGRDGGYDLAVVKVTGVRGLAPLPLGNSDNVHVGDPVVAIGAPFDLAGTVTSGIVSAKERPITAGGESGDGSDVSYVDALQTDAPINPGNSGGPLLDAQGRVVGINSAIRSADSGSDLDGGQAGSIGLGFAIPVNQAKRVAEELINTGRATHPVIGVTLDMDYTGDGARVGAKGSDGGPAVTGGGPGAKAGIKSGDVITEVNGQRVHSGEELIVRTRAHRPGDRLELTLERGGKEISVSLTLGSSSGD from the coding sequence ATGAACGAGGGGAAGCCCGCGAAGGCGAAGTGGTGGAACCGACCTCGACCGCAGGGGCCCTCGGCCGAGCCGGAGGGGCCGGCTCGGGCGCCGGACGACTTGAGCGGGCCGACGACACCGGACGGGGCTGCCGGGGACGCCGGTGCGCGGGGCCACGGTGCCGATGTCGAGGGCGACTTCGAGCTGGCGCGGCCCGCGGTCGGCGACGGTCGTGGCGGGACGTCAGCCGAGGGCGACTTCGAGCTGGCGCGGCCCGCGGTGGGAGCAGCCGGCGACGGGGCCGCAAAGGCGGGGGACTTCGAGCTTCGGCCTGCGGTGAGCGGCAGTGGCGGTGACGGGGCTTCCGCCGAGACGGACTTCGTACTGGCGCGGCCTGCTGCGCGCGTGGACGGCGACGGTGACGGTGACGGCGACGCGGCTTCGGGCGAGGGGGACTTCGAGCTGGCGCGGCCGAGTGGAGCACCCGCGTCCGTCCCGGAGGCAGACGTGACGGTCACGGCAGTCGGAGCTGCTGACGACGCCGAGCGCCCCAAGCCCCTGCACGACCCCGACCCCTACAGCACCCCGCCCTACGGCGAGCCCGGCCCCTGGGCGCCCGCTCCGCCGGTCCAGCACCCGGCGACCACGCCCGCGCACGGGACGTCCGTAGCGACCCCTCCAGTGGCGCACGGCGTGCCGATGCCCGAGCCCGTTGCACCCGCCCCGACGACCGGCACCCAGGACGCAGCACACCCCGCACCCGCGCCACCCGTACCCCCGCCCCCGTCCGTCGCCGAACCCACCCCCACGCCGAGCCCAGCCCTCAGCTCAACCGTCACGGCGGCGCCCCCGGCATCCCCGCCCAGACAGCGCCTCCGGCGCCCGGCACAGCCACCCAGGCCACCCCCGCCCCGGCGGCTCCGGCGGCGGACGCCCCACCCCCCGCCGACCCATGGCAGAACTACGACCCCTGGTCCCGCACCCCCACACGACCCCCCACCCCACCGCCCCCTCCAGCACAACGGCGTTGCAGGCGTCACCGGTGAGCCGAGCCGCAGCCGCGGAAGGAAGGCGCTCCTCGTCGGTGCCCTGCTGCTCGCGCTCGTGTCCGGTGGGGTCGGTGGTGCCGTGGGGACGTATCTGGAGCGCAACGGGGGGGTGGGGGACGTGGAGCTGCCGCAGGCCGGCAGTGAGTCCGCCGGGCGGGCGCCGGACAGCGTCGCCGGGATCGCCGCGCGTGCCCTGCCGAGTGTCGTGACGCTGCATGTGAGCGGCAACGAGGAGCAGGGCACCGGCACCGGGTTCGTGCTCGACGACCGCGGTCACATCCTCACCAACAACCACGTCGTCGAACCCGCGGGCGATGACGGCGAGATATCCGTGACCTTCCACAGCGGCGACACCGCGAAGGCCACCGTCGTCGGCCGGGACGGCGGCTACGACCTCGCGGTCGTCAAGGTCACCGGCGTCCGCGGCCTCGCCCCGCTGCCGCTCGGCAACTCCGACAACGTCCACGTCGGCGACCCTGTCGTGGCCATCGGCGCCCCGTTCGACCTGGCGGGCACGGTCACCTCCGGCATCGTCAGCGCCAAGGAGCGGCCGATCACGGCCGGCGGTGAGAGCGGCGACGGGAGTGACGTGTCGTACGTCGACGCGCTGCAGACCGACGCGCCCATCAACCCGGGCAACTCCGGAGGCCCCCTTCTCGATGCCCAGGGCCGTGTCGTCGGCATCAACTCCGCGATCCGTTCCGCCGACAGCGGATCCGACCTCGACGGCGGCCAGGCCGGCTCCATCGGCCTCGGCTTCGCCATCCCGGTCAACCAGGCGAAGCGCGTCGCCGAGGAGCTGATCAACACGGGCAGGGCGACCCACCCCGTCATCGGGGTCACCCTCGACATGGACTACACCGGCGACGGAGCCCGCGTCGGCGCCAAGGGCAGCGACGGCGGCCCCGCGGTCACCGGCGGCGGCCCCGGCGCCAAGGCCGGCATCAAGTCGGGCGACGTCATCACCGAGGTCAACGGCCAGCGCGTGCACTCCGGTGAGGAACTCATCGTCAGGACCCGCGCCCACCGCCCCGGCGACCGGCTGGAACTGACCTTGGAGCGCGGCGGAAAGGAGATCTCGGTGTCGCTGACGCTGGGCTCGTCGAGCGGAGACTGA
- a CDS encoding magnesium and cobalt transport protein CorA, which yields MSMIRDLRAVVRPSRVSLRKDSGAYDTTRDPATPSAVIDCAVYRSGARVETPQPLTPHEAMRRVRRDGGFVWIGLHEPTEAEFAGIASEFGLHPLAVEDAVQAHQRPKLERYDDSLFTVFKTIHYVEHDELTANSEVVETGEVMCFTGRDFFITVRHGGQGSLRALRHRLQDDPELLAKGPSAVLHAIADHVVDGYIAVADAVQDDIDEVETEVFSPGRKGTPRGTDAGRIYQLKREVLEFKRAVSPLLRPMQLLSERPMRLIDPDIQKYFRDVADHVARVHEQVIGFDELLNSILQANLAQASVAQNEDMRKITSWAAIIAVPTMVCGVYGMNFDYMPETHWKYGYPVIMSVTVAICLGIHRTLKRNGWL from the coding sequence TGATCCGCGACCTGCGTGCCGTGGTCCGCCCTTCCCGCGTCTCGCTGCGCAAGGACAGTGGCGCTTACGACACCACCCGCGACCCCGCGACGCCCTCCGCCGTCATCGACTGCGCCGTCTACCGCAGCGGCGCCCGCGTCGAGACCCCGCAGCCGCTGACCCCGCACGAGGCGATGCGCCGGGTACGGCGGGACGGAGGCTTCGTGTGGATCGGGCTGCACGAGCCGACCGAGGCCGAATTCGCCGGTATCGCCAGTGAGTTCGGGCTGCACCCGCTGGCCGTCGAGGACGCGGTGCAGGCCCACCAGCGCCCCAAGCTGGAGCGCTACGACGACTCTCTGTTCACCGTCTTCAAGACCATCCACTACGTCGAGCACGACGAACTCACCGCCAACAGCGAGGTCGTCGAGACCGGCGAGGTCATGTGCTTCACCGGCCGGGACTTCTTCATCACCGTCCGGCACGGCGGGCAGGGCTCGCTGCGGGCGCTGCGGCACCGGCTGCAGGACGACCCCGAACTGCTCGCCAAGGGCCCGTCGGCCGTGCTGCACGCGATCGCCGACCACGTCGTCGACGGGTACATCGCTGTCGCCGACGCGGTGCAGGACGACATCGACGAGGTGGAGACCGAGGTCTTCTCGCCCGGCCGCAAGGGCACGCCGCGCGGCACGGACGCGGGGCGGATCTACCAACTCAAGCGCGAGGTCCTCGAGTTCAAGCGCGCCGTGTCGCCGCTGCTGCGGCCCATGCAGCTGCTGAGCGAGCGGCCGATGCGGCTGATCGACCCGGACATCCAGAAGTACTTCCGGGACGTCGCCGACCATGTCGCGCGGGTGCACGAGCAGGTCATCGGCTTCGACGAGCTCCTCAACTCGATCCTCCAGGCCAACCTCGCGCAGGCGTCCGTGGCACAGAACGAGGACATGCGGAAGATCACCTCGTGGGCCGCGATCATCGCCGTACCGACGATGGTGTGCGGGGTGTACGGCATGAACTTCGACTACATGCCGGAGACGCACTGGAAGTACGGCTACCCGGTGATCATGAGCGTCACGGTGGCCATCTGCCTGGGCATCCACCGCACGCTGAAGCGGAACGGATGGCTCTGA